The following are encoded in a window of Acidimicrobiales bacterium genomic DNA:
- the pyrE gene encoding orotate phosphoribosyltransferase, translated as MTDPTIDLARQVNERCRLTGSFALRSGQGATTYFDKYLFEGDPAILREVVEQMVPLIPDGSEVLGGLELGGIPVATALSLATGLPAAFVRKEAKTYGTAKLAEGADIAGKRVLIVEDVITTGGQVVASTLELRRRGATIDDVLCVIDRTDGDHSKLDQISLQVRSLFTKADLGD; from the coding sequence GTGACCGACCCCACCATCGATCTGGCCAGGCAGGTGAACGAGCGCTGCCGGCTGACCGGCTCCTTCGCCCTGCGCTCGGGCCAGGGGGCCACGACCTACTTCGACAAGTACCTGTTCGAGGGCGACCCGGCGATCCTGCGCGAGGTGGTCGAACAGATGGTTCCTCTCATCCCCGACGGCTCCGAGGTGCTGGGCGGGCTCGAGCTCGGCGGCATACCGGTGGCGACCGCTCTGTCGCTGGCCACCGGCCTGCCGGCGGCATTCGTACGAAAGGAAGCCAAGACCTACGGGACCGCCAAACTGGCCGAGGGCGCAGACATCGCCGGCAAGCGCGTGCTCATCGTCGAGGACGTCATCACCACCGGCGGCCAGGTTGTGGCCTCGACGCTCGAACTACGGCGCCGGGGCGCGACCATCGACGACGTGCTGTGCGTGATCGACCGCACCGACGGCGACCACTCCAAGCTCGACCAGATCTCCCTGCAGGTCCGTTCGCTCTTCACCAAGGCGGACCTTGGCGACTGA